A single Carnobacterium alterfunditum DSM 5972 DNA region contains:
- a CDS encoding helix-turn-helix domain-containing protein — protein MTAMKIEHFLEKNDIREVTIFKQLVLNGGEISYTDMLDYLSIAKASLEKDLESISFRIKPLTDQVHVTYDGQSISLTMSDDYSLQHIYQLYLDQSIKVNLIRFLFKHQEFSITQLTQELAISDSSLFRKIKELNYYLKEFGIKIRNGQLHGEELHIRHFYFQFFSHIENKEALVVSDSGKQITQVGQAVESFLQVTIESENRQQLNTWMLISKSRVTSKEKQYVYLREQMQPYLEDPLYQKIRIMVLRYFSRYSIEVDEEEAMLHFAFLMAFPILTEQAFHEYTLERDRRAPIATLDTYIVETIIIHYKFRKLPYMLERDMHYHLSHIHTKLYFFQGEMEVYAYEEMLAKEKPFIGRNLVSFAHTLVDISTSKFGMPSLEEPGSVEISLLKYISLLAMVSFKMTTIVQIGIDLKMERIYTETLNQLLILNMRHINGIKVEAYRPGKVYDLILTNEPALKKDPYGDAKVYVFSEILSSFDMKNIQTIIQELHS, from the coding sequence ATGACGGCAATGAAAATTGAACACTTCCTTGAGAAAAACGATATCAGAGAAGTCACGATTTTTAAACAATTGGTGCTGAACGGCGGAGAAATCTCTTATACCGATATGCTGGACTATTTGAGTATCGCTAAGGCTTCACTCGAGAAGGACTTGGAATCCATTTCTTTCCGGATCAAACCTCTTACCGATCAAGTACATGTCACTTATGATGGACAGTCTATTTCCTTGACCATGAGCGATGACTATTCGTTGCAGCATATCTATCAGCTTTATTTGGACCAGTCAATCAAAGTGAACTTGATCCGTTTTTTGTTTAAGCATCAAGAATTTTCAATCACGCAGCTGACTCAAGAATTGGCGATCAGCGATTCTTCCTTATTTCGTAAGATCAAAGAATTGAACTATTACTTGAAAGAGTTTGGCATCAAGATCCGCAATGGGCAGTTGCACGGCGAAGAATTGCATATCCGACATTTTTACTTTCAATTTTTCAGCCATATCGAAAACAAAGAAGCTCTCGTTGTTTCTGATTCTGGTAAGCAGATCACTCAAGTAGGACAAGCGGTGGAAAGTTTTCTGCAAGTCACGATCGAATCCGAAAATAGGCAACAGCTCAATACTTGGATGCTGATCAGTAAAAGCCGCGTCACCAGTAAAGAAAAGCAATACGTCTATTTGCGCGAACAGATGCAGCCTTACTTAGAAGATCCGCTGTACCAAAAAATACGCATCATGGTCTTACGCTATTTTAGCCGCTACTCGATTGAAGTCGATGAGGAAGAGGCTATGTTACACTTTGCCTTTTTAATGGCTTTTCCGATATTGACTGAACAAGCTTTTCATGAGTATACATTGGAACGAGATCGCCGAGCACCGATTGCGACGCTGGATACTTATATTGTGGAGACCATTATTATCCATTACAAGTTCCGTAAATTGCCGTATATGTTGGAACGCGACATGCACTATCACTTGTCTCATATCCATACAAAATTGTATTTCTTCCAAGGTGAAATGGAAGTTTATGCCTATGAAGAAATGCTGGCTAAAGAAAAACCGTTTATTGGCCGGAACTTGGTCTCATTTGCCCATACCTTAGTTGACATCAGTACTAGTAAATTTGGGATGCCGAGTTTAGAAGAACCTGGCTCAGTGGAGATAAGTCTGTTGAAATACATCAGTCTGTTGGCGATGGTTTCTTTCAAGATGACGACGATTGTGCAGATCGGGATCGATTTAAAAATGGAAAGAATTTATACAGAAACGTTGAATCAGTTATTGATACTGAATATGCGCCATATTAACGGTATAAAGGTAGAAGCTTATCGGCCTGGTAAAGTGTATGATCTTATTCTTACTAATGAACCAGCACTTAAAAAAGACCCATACGGTGACGCCAAAGTTTATGTCTTCTCTGAGATTTTATCATCCTTTGACATGAAGAATATCCAGACGATCATTCAAGAACTCCATTCATAG
- the glpK gene encoding glycerol kinase GlpK, with product MTEKKYIMAIDQGTTSSRAIIYDKATNTIGSSQKEFTQIFPQSGWVEHNPNEIWNSVQSVIAGSFIESGVKPEEIAAIGITNQRETTIIWDKKTGSPIYNAIVWQSRQSAPIATELHEAGHSKMIHEKTGLIIDSYFSATKIRWILDHVEGTQERAEKGELLFGTVDTWLVWKLTGGDSFVTDYSNASRTMLFNIHNLEWDQEILDLLNIPRIMMPEVKSNSEVYGHTTNYHFYGANTPISGMAGDQQAALFGQMAFEPGMVKNTYGTGSFIVMNTGEKPRLSNNNLLTTIGYGINGKIYYALEGSIFVAGSSIQWLRDGLKMIENSADSQALAEVSKNDNEVFVVPAFTGLGAPYWDSDARGAVFGLNRGTTKEDFVKATLQSIAYQTRDVIDTMNKDSSIEIPLLKVDGGAANNDWLLQFQADILGTKVQRAHNLETTALGAAYLAGLAVGFWESMDEIKGMYEEGGIFEPQMPDAEREKLYKNWKLAVKATQVFKPEA from the coding sequence ATGACAGAGAAAAAATACATCATGGCAATCGATCAAGGAACGACTAGTTCAAGAGCGATTATTTACGATAAGGCAACAAACACGATTGGCAGTTCGCAAAAAGAATTCACGCAAATTTTCCCACAAAGTGGTTGGGTAGAACACAACCCGAATGAAATTTGGAATTCAGTCCAATCCGTGATTGCTGGATCATTTATCGAATCCGGTGTCAAACCTGAAGAAATCGCCGCGATCGGTATCACGAACCAACGGGAAACAACGATCATCTGGGACAAAAAAACAGGAAGTCCGATTTACAATGCAATCGTTTGGCAATCACGTCAATCGGCACCGATTGCAACTGAACTGCATGAAGCGGGACATTCAAAAATGATCCATGAAAAAACCGGCTTGATCATTGATTCTTATTTCTCAGCTACAAAAATTCGTTGGATCCTGGACCACGTAGAAGGCACTCAAGAACGTGCTGAAAAAGGCGAGTTGCTGTTTGGAACGGTGGACACATGGTTGGTATGGAAATTGACTGGTGGCGATTCATTCGTTACCGATTATTCAAACGCCAGCCGGACGATGTTGTTCAACATCCATAACTTGGAATGGGATCAAGAAATCTTAGACTTATTAAATATTCCACGCATCATGATGCCAGAAGTCAAATCCAACTCAGAAGTTTACGGTCACACAACTAACTACCATTTCTACGGTGCCAACACACCTATCTCAGGAATGGCAGGAGACCAACAAGCCGCTTTATTCGGCCAAATGGCTTTCGAACCAGGCATGGTGAAAAATACTTACGGAACAGGTTCATTTATCGTGATGAATACCGGCGAAAAACCACGATTGTCAAATAACAATTTATTGACTACGATCGGTTACGGCATCAATGGCAAAATTTACTACGCTTTAGAAGGAAGTATCTTTGTGGCTGGGTCTTCGATCCAATGGTTGCGTGACGGATTGAAAATGATCGAGAATTCAGCTGATTCACAAGCACTCGCTGAAGTGTCTAAAAACGACAATGAAGTCTTTGTGGTGCCAGCCTTTACTGGACTAGGTGCACCTTACTGGGATTCAGACGCACGAGGAGCTGTCTTTGGTTTGAACCGTGGAACAACAAAAGAAGATTTTGTCAAAGCAACTTTGCAGTCTATTGCTTACCAAACACGCGATGTTATTGATACGATGAACAAAGACTCTAGTATTGAGATTCCATTATTGAAAGTCGATGGCGGAGCTGCTAATAACGACTGGTTATTGCAATTCCAAGCGGACATCTTAGGTACTAAAGTCCAACGGGCCCACAACTTGGAAACGACAGCTTTAGGAGCAGCTTACTTAGCTGGTTTAGCCGTTGGGTTCTGGGAAAGTATGGATGAGATCAAAGGCATGTACGAAGAAGGTGGTATCTTTGAACCGCAAATGCCAGATGCTGAACGCGAAAAATTATATAAAAACTGGAAACTAGCCGTCAAAGCTACGCAAGTCTTTAAACCAGAAGCATAA